A single window of Caldisalinibacter kiritimatiensis DNA harbors:
- the rbsB gene encoding ribose ABC transporter substrate-binding protein RbsB: MKKLLSILLIGVLLIGAFTGCSSQQNESSNEEGKAKIGLVISTLNNPFFVSLKDGAEAKAEELGYDLIVLDSQNDPSKEISNVEDLIVKKVSVILINPTDSDAVVNAVKAANKANIPVITLDRGSNGGEVVTHIASDNVAGGKMAGEYIIEQLGGKGKVVELEGIPGTSAARDRGKGFNEAVNNSDLEIVARQPADFDRTKGLTVMENILQAQPEIDAVFAHNDEMALGALQAIKGTGRDIMVVGFDATDDAVKAVKDGEMGATVAQQPDKIGSLGIEAADKVINGEEVDEFIPVDLKLVTNEK, encoded by the coding sequence ATGAAAAAGTTATTGTCGATATTACTTATTGGAGTATTACTTATTGGAGCGTTTACAGGATGTTCAAGTCAACAAAACGAATCTTCAAATGAAGAAGGTAAGGCTAAGATAGGTCTAGTAATTTCAACGCTAAATAATCCATTCTTTGTATCTTTAAAGGATGGAGCTGAAGCAAAGGCAGAAGAGTTAGGATACGATTTAATAGTTTTAGACTCGCAAAACGACCCATCAAAGGAAATTTCTAATGTAGAGGATTTAATAGTGAAAAAGGTTTCAGTAATATTAATCAATCCAACTGACTCAGACGCAGTGGTAAATGCAGTAAAAGCTGCAAATAAAGCTAATATACCTGTTATTACACTAGACAGAGGTTCAAATGGTGGAGAAGTTGTAACTCATATCGCTTCTGACAACGTAGCAGGAGGTAAAATGGCAGGAGAATATATTATAGAACAACTTGGTGGTAAAGGTAAAGTTGTTGAGCTAGAAGGTATACCAGGAACTTCTGCTGCTAGAGACAGAGGAAAAGGATTCAATGAAGCTGTTAATAACAGTGACCTTGAAATAGTAGCAAGACAACCAGCTGATTTTGATAGAACTAAGGGACTAACAGTAATGGAAAATATATTACAAGCTCAACCTGAAATAGATGCTGTATTTGCTCATAATGATGAAATGGCTTTAGGAGCATTACAAGCGATTAAAGGGACAGGTAGAGATATTATGGTTGTAGGTTTTGATGCAACAGATGATGCTGTTAAAGCAGTAAAGGATGGAGAAATGGGTGCTACAGTTGCACAACAACCTGATAAGATAGGTTCATTAGGAATAGAAGCAGCAGATAAGGTTATAAACGGAGAAGAAGTTGATGAATTTATTCCTGTTGATTTAAAATTAGTCACTAATGAGAAGTAA
- the rbsC gene encoding ribose ABC transporter permease, whose translation MNKEFLNKYKSVIGLVGFSIIISILNPRFLTLSNILNVLRQTSINSIIAAGMTFVILTGGIDLSVGSVLAFSGAICASLIASGVNVIIAILIALIVGMAIGALSGTIISKGKIQPFIATLAFMTIVRGAALVFTDGRPISIGYDKAAEIFSNIGAGYFLGIPVPIYIMIIVFAISYYILKHTRLGRYVYAIGGNEESSKLSGINTDRVKVYVYAISGLFAAIAGIIMTSRLSSAQPTAGTGYELDAIAAVVLGGTSLTGGVGSVLGTIIGALIIGVLNNALNLMNVSSYYQMMVKGAVILMAVLLDRKQK comes from the coding sequence ATGAATAAAGAATTCCTTAATAAATACAAATCTGTAATTGGACTTGTAGGATTTTCAATAATTATCTCAATATTAAATCCTAGATTTTTAACATTATCAAATATTTTGAACGTATTGAGACAAACATCTATTAATTCAATAATAGCAGCAGGTATGACCTTTGTAATATTAACAGGAGGTATAGACCTTTCTGTAGGTTCTGTATTAGCTTTCTCCGGAGCTATATGTGCCAGTTTAATAGCTTCAGGAGTAAATGTGATTATAGCCATACTTATTGCTCTAATTGTGGGAATGGCTATCGGAGCATTAAGTGGAACTATAATAAGTAAAGGAAAGATTCAACCCTTTATAGCAACCCTTGCATTTATGACAATAGTAAGGGGAGCAGCACTAGTATTTACCGATGGAAGGCCTATATCTATCGGGTATGACAAAGCAGCAGAAATATTCTCAAATATAGGAGCAGGGTATTTCCTTGGCATACCTGTACCTATATATATAATGATAATTGTATTTGCTATATCATATTACATCTTAAAGCATACTAGATTAGGTAGATACGTATATGCTATAGGTGGCAACGAAGAATCTTCAAAATTATCAGGTATCAATACTGATAGGGTAAAAGTATATGTATACGCTATAAGTGGTTTATTTGCAGCAATTGCCGGTATTATCATGACTTCAAGACTTTCATCAGCTCAGCCTACAGCTGGTACAGGATATGAACTTGACGCTATTGCAGCGGTAGTTTTAGGCGGGACAAGCTTAACAGGTGGTGTTGGAAGTGTACTAGGAACAATAATAGGTGCACTTATCATAGGAGTATTAAACAATGCTTTAAACCTTATGAATGTATCGTCTTATTATCAAATGATGGTAAAAGGAGCAGTAATACTTATGGCTGTATTACTTGATAGAAAACAGAAATAA
- the rbsA gene encoding ribose ABC transporter ATP-binding protein RbsA has translation MKDIVLEMKNITKEFPGVKALDNVNLRVYKGNVMALLGENGAGKSTLMKILSGVYKKDVGKIIYEGKEVEFKTPKESQEKGISIIHQELNLIPELTIGENIFLGREPLTSFRKIDWDKLYKDSKELLNRLGVDEDPRKPVSELSIGQQQMVEIAKALSLNAKIIIMDEPTDALTDKETESLFKVINELKNEGRSIIYISHRLNEIFEICDDVTVLRDGEFIGENSINELNEDKIIEMMVGRKLTEQFPRVDVEKGDVVLKVKELSNDYVKNINFTLRRGEILGISGLMGAGRTELAKTIFGALKKESGEIYLEGKEININSPKDALKEGIAYVSEDRKSEGLILGLSVAENMSISSLKQLTGFLGKIDRNKEKKEVEGYVDKISIKTPSIEQKIKNLSGGNQQKVAIAKSLMTSPKVLILDEPTRGVDVGAKKEIYDIINKFKKEGMSIIMISSEIQEILGMSDRILVMHDGEITGELDIDNASQETIMKHAVGIKGA, from the coding sequence ATGAAAGATATTGTTTTAGAAATGAAAAACATTACTAAAGAATTCCCAGGAGTAAAGGCTTTAGACAATGTAAATCTTAGAGTTTATAAAGGTAATGTAATGGCTTTATTAGGAGAAAACGGAGCAGGTAAATCTACATTAATGAAGATATTAAGTGGTGTATATAAAAAAGACGTAGGAAAAATTATCTATGAAGGAAAAGAGGTAGAATTTAAAACACCTAAAGAATCTCAAGAAAAGGGAATTTCTATAATTCATCAGGAGCTAAATCTTATTCCTGAACTTACAATAGGAGAAAATATATTCTTAGGTAGAGAGCCTTTAACTTCTTTTAGAAAAATAGATTGGGACAAGTTATACAAAGATTCAAAGGAGCTTTTGAATAGATTAGGAGTCGATGAAGATCCTAGAAAACCTGTTTCAGAGCTAAGTATAGGACAACAACAAATGGTTGAGATAGCAAAAGCTTTATCTCTAAATGCAAAGATAATAATTATGGATGAACCTACTGATGCATTAACAGATAAAGAAACAGAAAGTTTATTTAAAGTAATTAACGAGTTGAAAAATGAAGGTAGAAGTATTATATATATATCCCATAGATTAAATGAAATATTTGAAATATGTGACGACGTAACTGTTCTAAGGGATGGAGAATTTATTGGAGAAAACTCAATAAATGAATTAAATGAAGATAAGATTATAGAGATGATGGTAGGTAGAAAGCTAACAGAACAGTTCCCAAGAGTTGATGTAGAAAAAGGTGATGTAGTATTAAAGGTAAAGGAACTTTCAAATGATTATGTAAAAAATATAAACTTTACCTTAAGAAGAGGAGAAATATTAGGTATATCAGGACTTATGGGAGCAGGAAGAACAGAGCTTGCCAAGACTATATTTGGGGCATTGAAAAAAGAATCAGGAGAAATATATTTAGAAGGTAAAGAAATAAATATAAACTCTCCAAAAGATGCGTTAAAAGAGGGAATAGCATATGTATCAGAGGATAGAAAATCTGAAGGGCTTATATTAGGACTTTCAGTAGCTGAAAATATGAGTATTTCTTCATTAAAACAATTAACTGGTTTTTTAGGAAAAATAGATAGAAATAAAGAAAAAAAAGAAGTTGAAGGATATGTAGATAAGATATCAATAAAAACACCAAGTATAGAGCAGAAAATTAAAAACCTAAGTGGAGGGAATCAACAAAAAGTAGCCATAGCTAAATCTCTTATGACTAGTCCTAAAGTATTGATTCTTGATGAACCTACAAGGGGAGTAGACGTAGGAGCAAAAAAAGAAATATATGATATCATAAATAAATTTAAAAAAGAGGGAATGAGTATTATTATGATTTCCTCTGAAATACAAGAGATATTAGGCATGAGTGATAGGATATTAGTAATGCATGATGGTGAGATAACAGGAGAATTAGATATAGATAATGCATCGCAAGAGACTATTATGAAACATGCAGTAGGTATAAAGGGGGCTTAA
- the rbsD gene encoding D-ribose pyranase, which translates to MKKGILLNSRISHVISKMGHTDMLTICDSGLPIPEETERIDLALTKGIPSFLDTLNVVLEELKIEEVIIVKEMKEVSPHMYDEVMKVLRRIEEKDNMQIKVVEVDHEEFKTVTKESKCIVRTGEHTPYANIILKSGVVF; encoded by the coding sequence ATGAAAAAAGGAATATTATTAAACTCACGAATATCTCACGTAATATCCAAAATGGGACATACTGATATGCTGACTATATGTGACAGTGGACTTCCAATTCCAGAAGAAACAGAGAGAATAGATTTAGCTTTGACTAAAGGCATACCTTCCTTTTTAGATACATTAAATGTAGTACTTGAGGAATTGAAAATTGAGGAAGTGATTATAGTGAAGGAAATGAAAGAGGTAAGTCCTCATATGTATGATGAAGTAATGAAAGTTCTTAGAAGAATAGAAGAAAAGGATAATATGCAAATAAAAGTGGTAGAGGTAGACCACGAGGAGTTTAAAACAGTAACTAAGGAATCTAAGTGTATTGTAAGAACAGGAGAACATACACCTTATGCAAATATAATCCTAAAGTCAGGTGTTGTTTTTTAG
- the rbsK gene encoding ribokinase has product MSDITVIGSLNMDLVATVKNMPKVGETLIGKELKQIPGGKGANQAVAAARLGAKVSMIGKVGDDGFGKNLMDSMNSDGIDTKYIKREENTSTGVALITVNDEGDNSIVVIPGANFKVTKEDIDKATEAIEGSKIVLLQLEIPIDVVKYSLKKAKTLGKYTILNPAPAQNLDDEIIENVDLLIPNETELEILSGIEIKQEEDILNASRKLIKKGVKELIVTMGGKGCLYINKDIVKKYKAHKVQVVDTTAAGDSFTAAVSVQLSKKESIDKAIEFAMKVGALTVTKEGAQSSLPYLKDVLDFKGE; this is encoded by the coding sequence ATGAGTGATATTACAGTTATAGGTAGCTTAAATATGGACTTAGTTGCTACTGTCAAAAATATGCCTAAAGTGGGTGAAACTTTAATAGGTAAAGAACTTAAACAGATACCAGGAGGAAAAGGTGCAAACCAAGCTGTAGCAGCTGCAAGACTAGGAGCCAAAGTTAGCATGATAGGCAAAGTAGGGGATGATGGCTTTGGAAAAAACCTTATGGATTCAATGAATAGCGACGGTATAGATACTAAATACATAAAAAGGGAAGAAAATACTTCTACAGGTGTAGCACTTATTACAGTAAATGATGAGGGAGATAACTCTATTGTAGTTATACCAGGAGCTAACTTCAAAGTTACAAAAGAAGATATTGATAAAGCAACCGAAGCTATAGAGGGTTCTAAAATAGTATTGCTACAATTAGAGATACCGATAGATGTAGTAAAATATTCTCTTAAAAAAGCTAAAACTTTAGGGAAATATACAATATTAAATCCAGCACCAGCACAAAATTTAGATGATGAAATCATAGAAAATGTAGATTTATTGATACCAAATGAAACAGAATTAGAAATATTAAGTGGCATCGAAATAAAACAAGAAGAAGATATACTTAATGCATCAAGAAAATTAATAAAAAAAGGTGTAAAGGAACTTATAGTTACAATGGGTGGAAAAGGATGTCTTTATATAAACAAAGATATAGTAAAAAAATATAAGGCCCATAAAGTCCAAGTTGTTGATACAACAGCTGCAGGAGATAGCTTTACAGCAGCCGTTTCTGTTCAATTATCAAAGAAAGAAAGTATAGACAAAGCAATTGAGTTTGCAATGAAAGTAGGAGCTCTTACAGTGACTAAAGAAGGAGCTCAAAGTTCTCTACCTTATTTAAAAGACGTACTAGATTTTAAGGGGGAATAA
- a CDS encoding LacI family DNA-binding transcriptional regulator — translation MKVTIKDIAKHAGVSMTTVSKIINNKDQDISQATRDKVLKIMKEYNYVPNTIARSLVTKKTKTIGLVIPDIRNPFFPELARGAEDKANEEGYNIIFCNTDDDVSKEEKYISMLAEKMVDGIIFTASSKRTSGFDILSKKSIPIILVDRDIDFVGVKGKIIVDNFQGAYEGVIHLLECGYKKIAFISGPLSSNTSICRLDGYKKALKSYEIDFKEECILEGDYKSEWGYKAVNTLLSKGIEFDGIFCGNDLIAIGAIKALKENNIVVPKEVGVVGFDDIYIANLVEPQLTSVKQPNYEMGYKAVEMLIDIIDNKKDKVEDLVLSTELIKRNSTIENVNLK, via the coding sequence ATGAAGGTAACTATTAAGGATATTGCTAAACATGCAGGGGTTTCGATGACTACTGTATCAAAAATAATAAATAATAAGGACCAGGATATAAGTCAAGCTACTAGAGACAAAGTGTTGAAGATAATGAAGGAATATAATTATGTACCTAACACTATAGCTAGAAGTTTAGTCACTAAAAAAACCAAAACCATTGGATTAGTTATTCCTGATATAAGAAACCCTTTTTTCCCTGAGTTAGCAAGGGGAGCGGAAGATAAGGCTAACGAAGAAGGATACAATATAATATTTTGCAACACAGATGATGACGTATCCAAAGAAGAAAAATACATATCGATGCTAGCTGAAAAAATGGTAGATGGTATCATTTTTACAGCATCTTCAAAACGTACTTCAGGGTTTGATATATTAAGCAAAAAATCAATACCAATAATTCTAGTAGATAGAGATATAGATTTCGTAGGTGTTAAAGGAAAAATTATAGTTGATAATTTTCAAGGAGCATATGAAGGTGTAATACATTTACTAGAATGTGGCTACAAAAAAATAGCATTTATATCAGGGCCCTTATCAAGTAATACTTCTATTTGTAGATTAGATGGCTATAAAAAAGCACTAAAATCCTATGAAATAGATTTTAAAGAAGAATGTATTTTAGAAGGTGACTATAAAAGTGAGTGGGGATATAAAGCTGTTAACACATTATTAAGTAAAGGAATTGAATTTGATGGTATATTTTGTGGAAATGACTTAATAGCTATTGGAGCAATTAAGGCATTAAAAGAAAATAATATAGTAGTTCCTAAAGAGGTAGGAGTAGTTGGGTTTGATGATATATACATAGCAAATTTAGTTGAGCCACAACTTACATCAGTAAAACAGCCAAACTATGAAATGGGATATAAAGCAGTAGAAATGCTTATAGACATTATAGATAATAAAAAGGATAAAGTAGAGGATTTAGTTTTATCTACTGAGTTAATAAAAAGAAATTCAACTATAGAAAACGTTAACCTAAAATAG
- a CDS encoding CTP synthase, whose amino-acid sequence MPTKYIFITGGVVSSLGKGITAASLGQLLKARGLKVTIQKFDPYINVDPGTMSPYQHGEVFVTDDGAETDLDLGHYERFIDINLSKNSNVTTGKIYWSVINKERKGAYLGGTVQVIPHITNEIKDRVFRVAKEKEVDVVITEIGGTVGDIESLPFLEAIRQIKYDVGKENVMYLHVTLVPYLTKAGELKTKPTQHSVKELRSIGIQPDLVVCRAEHPLNKELKEKIALFCDLDYSDVVQNLDADTLYEVPLLLEDEGLPQKVMNHLKLKCNDPDLTEWKEIVDKLKNPKGKVKIALVGKYVELKDAYISVAEALRHAGIANEVDIDIDWVHSEKLNESNCEELLKEADGILVPGGFGDRGIEGKICAIKYARENKIPFLGICLGMQLAVVEFAKNVLGLEGAHSSELDPKTEYPVIDLMPEQMDIEEMGGTMRLGLYPCKIAEGTKAKEAYDEELIYERHRHRYEFNNEFRDRLIEKGLVVSGISPDERLVEIVELKEHPWFVASQFHPEFKSRPTRSHPLFRDFVKAAKGNS is encoded by the coding sequence ATGCCTACCAAGTATATTTTTATAACTGGCGGTGTGGTTTCTTCACTTGGTAAAGGGATAACGGCTGCATCCCTTGGACAGCTTCTTAAGGCAAGAGGACTTAAAGTAACTATTCAAAAGTTTGACCCATATATAAATGTTGACCCGGGAACTATGAGTCCATATCAACACGGAGAGGTTTTCGTAACAGACGATGGAGCAGAAACAGACCTTGATTTAGGTCACTATGAGAGATTTATTGATATCAACTTAAGTAAAAACAGTAATGTAACTACAGGTAAGATTTACTGGTCTGTTATTAATAAGGAAAGAAAAGGTGCATACTTAGGTGGTACAGTACAGGTTATACCACATATTACTAACGAAATAAAGGATAGAGTGTTTAGAGTAGCAAAAGAAAAAGAAGTAGACGTAGTAATAACAGAAATAGGTGGAACAGTAGGGGATATAGAAAGTTTACCATTCTTAGAAGCTATTAGACAGATAAAATATGATGTAGGTAAAGAAAATGTTATGTATCTCCATGTTACATTAGTACCTTATCTTACAAAGGCTGGAGAATTAAAAACTAAACCTACTCAGCATAGTGTAAAAGAGCTTAGAAGTATTGGTATACAACCAGATTTAGTAGTTTGTAGAGCAGAGCATCCATTAAATAAGGAACTTAAGGAAAAAATAGCTCTTTTCTGTGATTTAGACTATTCTGATGTAGTTCAAAACTTAGATGCAGACACACTTTACGAAGTTCCATTACTTCTTGAAGATGAAGGACTTCCACAAAAGGTAATGAATCACCTTAAGCTTAAGTGTAATGACCCAGACCTTACAGAGTGGAAGGAAATAGTAGATAAGCTTAAAAATCCAAAGGGTAAAGTAAAAATAGCTCTTGTAGGTAAATATGTAGAATTAAAGGATGCATATATATCTGTAGCTGAAGCATTAAGACATGCAGGCATAGCTAATGAAGTAGATATAGATATAGATTGGGTACATTCAGAGAAATTAAATGAAAGTAACTGTGAGGAATTATTAAAAGAAGCAGATGGTATACTTGTTCCAGGAGGTTTTGGTGACAGAGGTATAGAAGGAAAAATATGTGCTATAAAATACGCAAGAGAGAATAAGATACCTTTCCTAGGAATATGTTTAGGTATGCAGTTAGCAGTAGTAGAGTTTGCTAAAAATGTATTAGGACTAGAAGGAGCACATAGTTCAGAGCTTGACCCTAAAACAGAATACCCAGTAATAGACCTTATGCCAGAACAAATGGATATAGAAGAAATGGGTGGAACTATGAGACTAGGACTATATCCTTGTAAAATAGCAGAAGGTACTAAAGCTAAAGAAGCATATGATGAAGAATTGATATATGAAAGACATAGACATAGATACGAATTTAATAACGAATTCAGAGATAGATTAATAGAAAAAGGTTTAGTAGTAAGTGGTATATCACCAGATGAAAGATTAGTAGAGATTGTAGAGCTTAAAGAGCATCCTTGGTTTGTTGCATCACAATTTCATCCAGAATTCAAATCTAGACCAACTCGTAGTCATCCATTGTTTAGAGATTTTGTTAAGGCGGCGAAAGGGAATAGTTAG
- a CDS encoding nucleotidyltransferase substrate binding protein, which produces MNEKDVRWKQRYENFTKAYNQLSLAIEDFDNLSVLEKEGLIQRFEYTFELAWKTLKDYLEAQEVSVSFPREVIKAAFHYGLIEDGDVWMDMLEKRNLMANTYNEERFKLAVTNIKVSYYKAISQVYKDLGERI; this is translated from the coding sequence ATGAATGAAAAAGATGTACGTTGGAAACAAAGATATGAAAATTTTACAAAAGCGTATAATCAATTAAGTTTAGCTATCGAAGATTTTGATAATCTTAGTGTACTTGAAAAAGAAGGACTTATACAAAGGTTCGAATATACTTTTGAATTAGCTTGGAAAACGTTAAAGGATTATTTAGAAGCTCAAGAAGTTTCAGTAAGCTTTCCAAGAGAGGTTATTAAAGCTGCATTTCATTATGGCTTAATTGAAGATGGTGATGTATGGATGGATATGCTTGAAAAGAGAAATTTAATGGCCAATACTTATAATGAAGAACGTTTCAAACTAGCGGTTACAAATATAAAGGTAAGTTATTACAAAGCTATCTCCCAAGTATATAAGGATTTAGGTGAAAGAATATGA
- a CDS encoding nucleotidyltransferase domain-containing protein, with protein MNLGISEKSFDLIVSALSEWGEIESAAVFGSRAMGNYKRGSDIDLVIYGSEIKPEIVNELSVMLNEKLPIPYYVDVVHYESLKHEGLKRHIDTYGKIFYISK; from the coding sequence ATGAATTTAGGTATATCTGAAAAAAGTTTTGATTTAATCGTTAGCGCATTATCTGAATGGGGTGAAATTGAAAGTGCAGCTGTTTTTGGTAGTCGTGCTATGGGGAATTATAAAAGGGGTTCAGATATTGATTTAGTAATTTATGGTTCAGAAATAAAACCTGAAATAGTAAATGAGTTAAGTGTTATGTTAAATGAAAAGCTGCCAATCCCATATTATGTTGATGTAGTTCATTATGAATCATTGAAGCATGAAGGGTTAAAAAGACATATAGATACATATGGAAAAATATTTTATATAAGTAAATAA
- a CDS encoding S41 family peptidase: MTNKIKNLVSSIIILSLILTMPISFAFAEGTEEGESTRLQQDFEYLGKIIEFVETIYVDDVTEEELIEGAMDGIFSKLDDYSEYYNPEEFNNLKEEVSGDFGGIGIHITNKNGYITVITPIEGTPGFRAGIKSGDKIVSVDDKDVTGATINEAVNLMRGEPGTEVKIGIIREGVEEVLYFDIVREIINVNPISYEILDNNIGYIKITRFNSNTFENITEALNKFDNENIEKIIIDLRNNPGGFLDEVVEVLRLFVPEGPIVHIKNYDDTVETHKSTLKDPKYELAVLVNEGSASASEIFAGAIKDTEVGTIIGTTTYGKGNVQAIYNLLNGGGIKITIAEYFTPNNNKVNGVGIEPDIVVENTEAEPKLQPDLISYLNKNRKPDLNAVGLDVLAAEKILSILGYNINKPDGVLDKVTFNAIKKFQIDNELYSYGILDFTTQDALLKSAQKYTKPENVDKQLEKAIEVLTGE; encoded by the coding sequence ATGACAAATAAAATAAAAAATCTAGTATCGTCTATAATTATATTGTCTTTAATTTTAACTATGCCTATAAGCTTTGCTTTTGCAGAAGGTACAGAAGAAGGAGAAAGTACTAGGCTACAACAAGATTTTGAATATTTAGGGAAAATAATTGAGTTTGTAGAAACTATATATGTTGATGATGTAACTGAAGAAGAGCTTATAGAAGGAGCAATGGATGGTATATTTTCAAAGTTAGATGATTATAGTGAATATTATAATCCTGAAGAATTTAATAATTTAAAGGAAGAAGTATCTGGAGATTTTGGTGGTATAGGTATACATATAACAAATAAAAATGGATACATTACTGTTATTACACCTATAGAAGGGACACCAGGATTTAGGGCTGGTATAAAATCTGGAGACAAAATAGTGTCTGTAGACGATAAAGATGTTACAGGAGCTACAATAAATGAGGCAGTAAATTTAATGAGGGGAGAACCAGGTACTGAAGTTAAAATAGGTATTATCAGAGAAGGTGTTGAAGAAGTATTATACTTTGATATAGTTAGGGAGATAATTAATGTAAACCCTATAAGCTATGAAATACTAGACAATAATATTGGATATATAAAAATAACACGATTTAATAGTAATACATTTGAAAATATAACAGAAGCCCTTAATAAATTCGATAATGAGAATATAGAAAAAATAATAATTGACTTGAGAAACAATCCAGGAGGATTTTTAGATGAAGTAGTAGAAGTATTAAGATTGTTTGTACCAGAGGGTCCAATAGTACATATTAAAAATTATGACGATACTGTTGAAACCCATAAATCTACTTTAAAAGACCCTAAATATGAACTTGCTGTATTGGTAAATGAAGGAAGTGCTAGTGCTTCAGAAATATTTGCTGGTGCTATTAAGGATACTGAAGTAGGTACAATAATAGGAACTACAACTTATGGAAAAGGAAATGTTCAAGCGATATACAACTTATTAAATGGTGGAGGTATAAAAATAACTATAGCAGAGTACTTTACTCCAAATAACAATAAAGTTAATGGAGTAGGTATTGAGCCTGATATAGTTGTTGAAAATACAGAAGCTGAACCTAAACTACAACCAGACTTAATTTCATATCTTAATAAAAATAGAAAGCCTGATTTAAATGCAGTTGGACTTGATGTTTTAGCTGCAGAAAAGATACTTAGCATATTAGGATATAATATTAACAAACCAGATGGAGTTTTAGATAAAGTTACCTTTAACGCTATAAAGAAATTCCAAATAGATAATGAACTATATAGTTATGGTATATTAGATTTTACAACACAGGATGCTTTACTTAAATCAGCACAAAAGTATACAAAACCAGAAAATGTAGATAAGCAATTAGAAAAAGCAATAGAAGTGCTTACTGGAGAATAA